In Quercus robur chromosome 11, dhQueRobu3.1, whole genome shotgun sequence, the sequence TGTGCTTGTCACATGTAGCAAGATTCTGTTAAATATAACAGCAAAAATAACACTAGGGTGCAAAGCGTGATAAGTGTGATAGTTTAGGATGCAAAGTGTGCAATcggatagtttagggtgcaaagtataATCTAGTGTATAGTTTAGgatggtaaaatgtaattttcccattaatctttacccaaaaaatagaagagttttTAACGCGCGTGCTCAAAGGCTAGTatatgttaataaattattttagaaaagttttgatttatgagaaatagaaaaaattatcaaaatagtaattactttttttttctatttttataaaaaaaaatttaaaaatgatttactaACAAATACCCTAAAGCATCCTTGTATAAAACAAAAGTATTCATCCACTccctaaaagaaaagaaaaaaaaaattgcaccgACTTAAGACTTAAGGTCCAATAAGTATAATGTATGTGTGTCCAGTGTCACTATATTCAGCCCAAAAATATGGCCCAACATAAGACttgcattgattttttatttggtattttttttttttttttttttttttttatttgtaagtttGCAATTGACGGTGATCCTTGGTTGTTCCATGTAGAACTTGTCTCTAAAGAATCCCATCATATAattcttttgtattttatttatttattttatagaatcATCAAAactagttatttatttatttatttaacgtCATCAAAAGTACATCATACAGTGTCATAGTAATATATATTAACACATTTTGAAGGGAGGAAAATAACAAAGCAAATTTCTTCGCAACGTcataaaatttagatttgtagtttaaaataacatatataatccaaaaaaaaagaccaaaagaATGATAGTATAATCCCTTGTTTAGGAACTTCATGCTTTGGTTCTTAAAAATCTTATAGGTCTAATGCTGTAATCAATACACATAGGAAAGTATCAGTTagcatataattatattattccTTATAAGGCATTGCCTAATTTCCATGGAAGATTATTAATAACTCTGCTTCTACTCTCATTCTAAGTTTGTCGAATGAACTACCACGCACCTTTGGtgtggtggtcactccacaagtataagtacttgtggggtgtggggggcaagagttggggttcaagttttcaggatggagcttcacacacatatatacttagattaagttagagtagaaattctatctttaataaaattaaaaaaaaaaaaaaagtttgtagaatgaaagataaaaaaaggaaaaaaaaaatgaagaatttggtAAAAACCaaagtaaaaattattattgataagGCTAATATATATGTACGGGCAGTTCAGTTGTATACCAATTGTAAGGCATTTaccttttcctcaaaaaaaaaatttgtgaggcATCTaccaattatcaaaaaaacaaactaaTTGTCAATCATTTGTGGTAGTATTGTAATACAAAGTTgaacataaaattaatatacCAAAAAATGAGGTCTCCTTGTCCATGAAAATTGTTCCTTAAGGCTTCCAATTCAAACAAATATTTGGCACTAAGGAACAATTCCTTTAATATCAGCAAAATTACTTTTGACTACCGAATTAAAATAtgtaaattctcaaaaaaaaaaaaaaaaaaaaaaaaaaaaaagaagaagaaaagaaaggagaatgatataaacaaaagagaaaatacaTGAAACACATTTACCTTGCTTTCTAATGATTTACAATCAAAGAATAAATTGTTAGAAGCAAACCACAATACATGAATGCTATACATGCaaatagggaaaaaagaaaaaaaaaagaacataagaaaAGCTATATTTAACATAGAATTGCACCTTTCCATCATAATGCAAATCATCTTATTGAATTGTTTATCAAATCCATTATTTCACTATGTTCGAAGTAAAGACAAATGTAGTctctaaaacataaaatagtTCAAATTGCGACAAACATATAAATTGCCCAGTGCATTTTAGCCGGAAGAGATGGACTTGCTCAACTAATttgagaagaacaaaaaataatttttctatagTCCTGTTCAAATAACACTAAACCAAGAGAACATATAatgcaacaaaataaaataactataaaGAAGACAAACTGAAACTTATTTGGAAAGAGTAGAAATCATATGTTGCAAAAAGCATTTCTAAGCAGTACAATCCtcatgatcaagatgatatgaTTCATTGAACCAATAATATAACAAACCTCTTGTACAGATTCTTGAGTTAAATGTGAATTGAGGCTCATTTGTAGAGTAGATGTCTTCAGTCTCCTTTGATACCATCCAAAAATTTGCATTATCTATTGTAGCCCCATCTTGGATTGCCTTTGATACAATATTCTCAACATTAGCAATAGGGTTTTACAGAGTCCAGTCTCAGCTTCTTTGCAACATCAGTTAGAGAGTTATGGGAATAAGAAATGCTTGATGTTGCGTAGCCTAGTTATTTTGACATTTTGCTACAGCTTAACAATCAAATTATGGGTCCGCTCTGAATTGAAAGTACTTGAAAGCTGCTTAGCAACATGCCTGAGGAGCTCCAAATCACCAATCTGTACCTCCTGATAAAAACACACCATCTTTGTCAATATCATATCACAGTAAACGCTCATGAACCTAATTGGAGAGTTGAACCTTGAGAGGCCAAATTTCAGGCCTAATAGAGTCGACTACCAGGCGTCATGCTAGTAATTATCAAAGTAAATTGACAAGTGAAGACATTGTAATCTCAGTTTAGCCTTATTCTGCATGGCATGTGATCTAGAGTTATATTATATCTTACTTTCTTGACTATGAACATAAAAGAGTAtcctcataattttttttttctttttcttaaggTCTTACTTTAAAAGCTAAGAAAAGGTGatcataaaagctaaaaaaaacaCCTATGCTTTTAAAGGGTTGGGGTCTGAGTTTCATTTTGAATCAGATAaacattctaaaaaataataatatctgaTGATTTGAATTCAAATGCTCCCTTCTGTCCcatattattttctatcttcATAAACTCAACTTTTAAGGGAtcatcattcatttttttctgtatttcacaacaaagcataaattttccaaaattatccTTAAAACATTTTGAACTTTCCAAAAAGACAAAACCTTTATAGGTAAATTTGAAAAGCTATAGTATTTTATAAACTCATTTTAGAATGTGGAAATCTTTTGTGGGACCTCCCAAACAAAAGATGGACAAGCTAGAGGGAgtataatttttaagaaatacttATACTCAGATTCAATACAGACTAAGACTAAAACCAATACAATTTTAGATTATCTTAGACATcaatcatgaaaattatatgtttttaaaactCAGCCACAACTTTAATGTATCAGCCTGGGTTTTGGATTTAGGCATATATTTGTTAGAAAtattgattaaatgattaaatttatcatatcccaatagcttaaactttcgggagaatcggtaatttaacatggtattggAGTATGAGATCCTGAGTTCGATCATTGTTTCCTCCACTCTACCAAAATCGCCGTGTGGGGCCTCacctattaaaataaaaggtagTTTCGACCTACACGAGAGGACTtgtgtggcattttttttaactaaagtGGAACTTGAACCACAACTAAAACCCATAAACGAAAGAATATGTTGTCACTGCTCTCTTTCACTCTCCCCACCATGTTAATCAATTCCATGGAGCTGGTTCATCcattaagtttaaaataaaatgtggaaATCTAACTCCTGTGAGTTAGTGAGGCTATTATTTAATTGTTCTagatatttaattttgttttgctgCAAGATATGAGAATGAGATAAAAGATTTTTTCATAAGCAAATTGATAGTACATTTAAACGAGTGTGCTAGTATGATGATTAATTTCTTTTAGGCATagaatcataatttttttgatgtCACCTTTATGACATTTTTGCTGCAGGTCTGGCCTGTGAAGGCCTTAAACCTTTCTGTGCAATTTCATGCAAAGGGGGCTATTGACCAGGCAAGTCCGAACAGTTCTCTAACTTTCTCCTTATCTTTGTTCAATTGAGAACTTGCTAAAATGATATCCTGTAATGGTAATTATATATTACTGATTTGGGTTCATACACAGGTAGTACATGATGTGGATTTGCAGAAATCGCCGGTGAGATTTGCAATGGACAGAGCTGGACTGGTTGGAGCAGATGGTACCACATATTGTGGGTCTTTTGATGTCACCTTTATGGCTTGACCCCCCAACATGGTGGTTATGACTCCTTCTGATGAAGCAGAGCTTTTTCACAGATAGGGGCCATATAGTAGCTGCTGTGGCTGATTGTTTTTGCTTGGTTTCAAGGTGTGGCATAAATCATCTTATATAGGAGTATTACACCAATTACTGCCCATCAGTtgtatgaatttatttttggggtcagtttttattttttatttaccactTCTATTTGCTTagatgtgtttgtttctcaaaaaaagaagaagaagaagatgtgtTTGTTTTGCCTGAAGTGAAATTTGATCATTGGAGACATCATAGACAAGGGTGCTCGATTTATGTAatactcaattttattttgttctctcaTTTGATTCATGGTGAAAATGTATTATTGATCCAgccatttagtttaattttaaacAGTAAGATTGTTCTATGTACGAAACTCTACTATAGCAATTTAGCCTGCTATTGTAGGCAATcagaaacttgattttgaaataaTGCAAAAGCTTTTAAATTAGTGCAGGAGCTATATTTTGAAATAGTATATTAACTTTAAAACAGTGCAGGAACTTTCTTTTGAAATAGTGcaaaaactttgttttgaaattctgcaaaaacttggattattaattttttttttccctaatatgTCAAATTGTCAATTGTGATATTTATCTTTATTAAGCTAAATATATTGCATGCACAGTTTGATTAAAACATTTGCAAATGTCTTCGAAACACCATCGTTATGCCATGTAATGCAAACAGCTACATACCCCTCACTTATTCGCAAATCATAATCATTGACCAAGTCACACTACGAAGGGAAAAGCAGTAAACGTAAGTAAAATTTCATTATGTCACTACCAAAACTTCggaatataaattcaataaggtGAAAGAGAAAGCcagttagatttttaaacaaTGAACCCAATGcataaacataaatgaaaagaaaggtCCAAcgatagtaaaaaaaaaggaaaaaaccaaTGTTGCAAGGGAATTCCAAGGGGAATAAAAACTTGATGGACTGCAATGCACAAAGCATTAATTTGCCTTTTGCCTTTTGCAAGCTCTTGCTCCTGCTTTGCTTGCTTCACTTAATAGTGAGGATCCATTCCTGCAAAAATCAGAGCTTAATAATGAGGACCCATTGACACTAATGTTATTCTTATCGAAAGGATTTTGTAAAGAGTAGAAACTTACATCAAGTAGGTATCCAAGATATTCACGCCGTGATCCATTGGATATTTCTCAGAAGAGAGAACAGAAACATGCAATTTCTTATGATTGAAAAGGTCCCTGATATCATTATGCAGCTCTTCATTCCCATCAAATATTGGAGAAATATTAAGTACAACACAATACAGGTAGTGACGCCTATCATGGTTTTTCTCATTCCTAGTCCAGGATTGCAGAGGAAGGCAGAATTTGTGATCGCATAAATGTATAAGTGGAGTAGGAGCCATACAGCTTTGATATAGATATTCTCGCTTCCCAAATACTTCTTGGAGCATGTTTAAGGTGCCCTCAAAACAGTCGTCGTTATAAATATCGTAAGCATAGACAACCAAATCATTACAATCTCCGAACTTAACCCAGTAGAAAATACCATCTACCATTGGAATTGGCGCACGTATAGAAGACAGTTCACAACTTCCACCAGCAAATAGCTTGGAAATGCAAAGATCCAAAAGTGACCAAATATCAGTCTTGACATCATATGTCAAGACCACACAATTGGGAACCCCATAAGAGCTCCAAATGGGTGCAATAACAAGAATCTGATTCTGGGGCCCAGGAAGAGGCGTAACCATCATCTTACGAGTACTGATTTCCACAGGAGGATTGGTTAACGTTTTCCATGTTCCTAACTTCGGGTCAAAAACCTCCATCCAGTGAAAATTGCCTCTTGCTTTTTCGTTGTCGTACTTCAAACCACCCAAAAGATATAACTTGTCGTCAAGGAAGATGGTATAAGGGTAAAATCTGGCAACAGTCGGTGGAGGAGCACACCTGAAAGGGCAGCTAGCATCAAAGGCCTCAACATTACTGAAAAAGTAAATGGATGAGCCAAGTGCTGCAAAGAATATTGATCGGGGAAGATCCACAACCACATGAGGATTGAGCTTTTGCTTCAATAatggaggtggtggtggagaGTCTGTCTGTGGAGGGTCTGTCTCTGAATCATAGTCTGGTATCCCTAATGCAAAAAGCTCAATCTGTTGTTTGGAGATTCCATTACAACTCCTGTCAAAGCCTAAGAAAACGATGAAGGGTGCACCAGTTATAGGCCAAACTTGCTCATCCCCGTGGGCTAAAGGAGCTTTCTCCTCCATTGTGCGGCAAAGGGTGCGACGGGTTAGTGTTGGAATCTTCTTCTCTCACAGAGAGCCTCTCTCTGTCAATTAGGGCTAAAGGAGCTTTTCTTTGCAATGTACTCACTTTCTtgatttttagggtttttttttactttaatatatgtatatatagccTTTTTTACTTACAAAAGTACcccaaatttaattaatttaaaatttaaaaatgggattaaaaaagtaaattgacaaaaatattaaattcttatttctatattttctgCTTTTAATAAACTCTTACTTTTACGTtgatttaaattcctacttttACTCACTAActtcctacaaaataggattactcttttgttagttttaaaactcctccaatctacaaaactcacctcacgttttcacacttttttttttttttttttttacttcatcatgatgtatttgtttcttctgcctccattttttttcaatttttttttttaaaaaaaaattcattactctaatctcacatttttattttcccaaatctcttcttttttaataataataaaaaaaaaaactcttactATAAAACCAGTACTATAACTTCTATCCATCCTTATCATCCCAAAATCCCTACTAAAAAGTAGTTATTACTATGTAATTTTTcacgcttttatttttgtatttcgcttttatttttgtttttcactttttcactccCGATCTTCTTATTATCACTAACCTCCACATTTGTTAGTCAGTTTTATATTTATCTTATATTTGTGAAAGCCAAGTTTCATTCTCATCAAtctcatatttctttttctctgtaaattttttttgacaatttgttCAATTTGTGCTTttcaatgtttattttttataattaagcCAAACTTTAGCAACTAATTGATGATTTCAATGGATTTGACGTTAGGGACACATTTTATGAGGTCTGGAATTGAGATTGGCAAGTGCAACCAAGACTCAAACCATTCGTTGAGCAAACAAGTATCTTCCAAAATTCTTGGTAGTATTGATTTATGCATTTGCGGGTGAAATAATTTTGTCATCACCCacttaagtgtttttttttttttttttttttttttttttttttttttttgtgattagaagAAGTAGaatccaaaattataataaatacaaattattaatctttaccccaaaaatagaagagtcACACGCGTGCTCAAAGGCAAATatatgttaataaattatttttaaaaagttttgatttatgagaaatagaaaaaactatcaaaatattaattacttttttttttctatttttataaaaaaatttaaaaataatttactaacaAATACTCTAAAGCATCCTCGTATAAAACAAAAGTATTCATCCACTtcctaaaagaaaagaaaagaaaaaaattgcactGACTTAAGACTTAAGGCCCAATAAGTATAATGTATGTCTGTTGTTGAGGGAAGAAATTGATGCCTCTAAATGAAATGTTGGGAAACCAAACCGAGACTTAACTATGAGCTCTTGAGATGACACCCATAGACTTTCGGTGTGATGACAAGCCTATCCAAGCAAGAAGAAACAAGAACTGCACttaacaaaacaacaacaaaggcCCAGTAAAAAATACGTTACAATACTTAATTAGTATATTAGTGGTCCTGTTTTGATAATCCAAGGGAAAACGAATTCTCTAGCGGTAAGGGTGAAGTTGTTCTTAAGTCCAAAAGGTAAATTGTCCAACAGTAGGGTTGAAATTACACAGTCCAACCATCAATAATTAGATAGATTTAGGCAAATTTTAGGTCCTTATGTGTCTCATTCAAGAGGAATTTATTGTGCTTTCAGTCATTATTACATCAATGTGAGGAAAAAGTTCAATCGTTACAAATACATCATACCCTTCAACagtaaagtaaaaagtaaaaattaaaggctCCATAGGAAGAAAAAATGGAGGATTAATTGGCATGGTGtgaagggagagaaaaaccctCAGCTCAGTGCAGTAAATTTTAAGCTAAGACTTTAGTAAGTGTAAATTTGTAAGGCATGAATAAGATGAATGTGGGCTGCTTTTGAGTTAGTGAGATGGGGTTGATGCTGAGACTGAAGTCTTTTATGGGTAATGGGCTGTTTGTGGTTAGCTGGAAGACACTTATGAGCTGTGGTAGTGTAAAGGGAGAAGAAGAATATCTGGGATCAGATGGATATGGGTTGAAGGTGATGGATGGTGAGCTAGAAGAAAGTTGAACCACTAGTAAAAATGGCTAACGAATTTCAGAGTCTTAGAAGGGTAGCTTAGTTGGTTTTTTGGTTAGCTTCCTTGtgcttttataatggagttttcagAGAAGCATTTATTGACAAAGTTCCAAAAAACGTGTGACCACTCAAAGGTGATGAATCAGAGTCAAGCTTCCCTGGGATTCTTGCTCAGAAGTAGGAAAATCCATTTAGGGGGTTGCTTTGCTTTTTTGGGTAATGACGGGATTTTAGAGCtttttgcattaaatgccaGGATTCTTGGGGTTGAGTTTGATTATTGTGATTTGAGCTGTGTATCATGAATGAATCCTAATGCTGCAACTGAGATTCGAACCCCTGAGAAGTAAGATTTaacaccccaagccaggtgtcaagttCTAGTCTACTTTAAGGAGGTTCCgctggagatccctttatgccttccaaaccacatgttcccaattttccccctttaggattcatgggcttggcacatgaatcacgttttaaacatttttagcatttttaacatCAATTTGTTGGAGTTTGAACAATTTGGTTTCAGCTCCCCTTCCGCTGGAGGTGCGGTTTTGGGGAAGATGATGGAGTTCCATCATTCTTTAGGCTTCAGCTGATGTGACAGCCCTTGGGCACTGTTCACGTCAAGTGAGGGGTGACAGAAAATTGAGGGGACAGCCTTTAGTCCATTCTCAAAAGTTTGGTTCCCTTGATTGAGTCCCTAGTTGCTCTTTTTGGTTAGGACTGAACAAGGGTTGTTCTCCTTTGCCTTCTACTGGTGTTTCTTACTCACATGGGCTGAGTTGTGTGCGCATATTGTCATAGGTTTTTATTCCTCATGGAATTTTATTAGtaaacatttttttgggtttcttcaTAAATACTTGCAATGGGCCTTTTCTTGCTACGGTAGcatgatattttttctttgccaaGCGTTGATAATCTTGggctcttttctttttgataaagtagtgttaatgaaaattgggctttgatgttgccaatgagaattgggctttgattgttgccaataagaattgggctttgatgttgccaatgagaattgggctttgaatGAATCGCCATGGGTTTGAATCATGGGATTCGATTATGGattttgaatttcattgataaaatttgttttgccatggacttgaatcatgggcttttcAAATATTGGTAAGATTAAGTATTCTTGggatttaaatataataaagtgTGTGTATTTGAAAGTGGATAGGTGgtacttaaataaaattaggcgtgataaaaaaagtaccctaacatTTCGCCCCCCGAGTCACGTGTGATCAAGTTATTAGTAATactatattttttgaaagaaaaatattaggaTCACACGtgcgagtttttttttttttgaaaaatggtgGCCTATTGTAGATAATGAGATAGGAAATATTTGTGGGCTGATGAGAAATATTCATGGATGCCCAAAATAATATATGGgtgatattttggtatttttggtaaataaataaaagtgattAAATAGGATTAGTGCATGTGgcttgagtaaaaaaaattgtacctcAACCTTTAGCCCCCTGAGTATGTGTGATCAGCTTGCCTTTGGTCACATATGTGAGTTTGAATGAGTCCACAAGCCTGTGTTGCATGGGTTGAAAGAGAGACTATTGTACCCCCGTTGGTCCTTAAGGAAGTTATTGATGGTGGCGTAGTTGGAGGGGGTGTCATTGATCCTTTGCTGCACCTGAAGGGGTTGCTGGTGCGACTGGAGAAAGAACCATAAGTGAGCCTACCATGCTCACATCTAATCTTGATCCTCCTCAAaacagaaaaaacacaagtATGGCTTCTGCTGCCCATGCTTCAATAACATCTAAAGATTTATGTTGGGTTTGCCTTGTAAAGAAAAAACTTCCTTTCTTGTTCCTTTGACAAGTAGAGTAACCTCACCAATCTTGTCTGACAGTTGCAGAAGGAGAGCCGTCAAGTGCTGCGTTTCTGGGGGTTAACGTTCAAAATTTCATGGAGATGTTCGACCAACAAAGGGAGAACGACAAATCTGCCGAGGACTTCTATGCACTTTCGGGAACCACAGTGAAACTCCAGCAGTTTGATGTTCCCATTGAAGGTCTGCCCTTGCTAGAGAAAATATTGTCAAAGTATCCGGATTTTATGTCTAGGTGCACATATGGTAATGCAGTAAGGAAGGTAATGTTCCAATCCTTTGTTGCGGTTTTGCTTGACATAGAACGTACACCCCTCAAGAGTTTCAACTTGCACAAGGTTCTTGAGTGGAAGGGCGTACTTATTGAGTTGCAATCCATGGGGTTTGGTGTTGGGTTCATTCTTGATTGGCTCAAAACCACTGCTACCTCATGCATCATTCGTGATGGTGAGATGAAGTTGGCTGAACTCACAGCGAAGATTGCAAATTTAGAGAAAGAGATTGCAGCGAAGATATCAGAACCATCCTTCTTGACAAGCCAAAAGGAGTCCATCATGCTGTCCTTAGCCACTAGTGGTAACTCGTCCTCTGTAGAAACCCTTGGCGGCTTGTTGGACTAGGTCACTCAtgcttttgtttatatatgtgttTTCTTTTATAGCTACTGTATTAGTGGACCACTCGATTTGGGATGTAATATGTGTTTTGAGACTTTCTTAGTTATAAAAAAACTCCTTTCCccctttctttttgtaatagaagaaaaaaaaaagacttctaGGTGCCTTTACTATTCATGTATGCAAAACTATTCAGCTATATATAAAAATCTTATAAGTGTTGTTGTTACTTGTGCAAAAGGTCGTTCAATTGTGGAGACTAACATCTCATGTGAAAGAAGGACTAATCAACTATGGACATTGTCTTGTAGAAGGGTTCACACctaaaagaaaagtttttctGTGTAAAAGCTAATTTTTCTGCATAACAGAAACTTTTTCtgcataaaagaaaattttctgcataatttttCTGCATAACAGAAGATTTTCTGCATAACAGAAAAATTTCTGCATGACagaaatttttctgcataatagaaaattttctaCATATAAGGGAGGGTATCCCTTGTTACTTCTTTATGTGAGCACATGTTTTCCAACTGTTCATGCAAATATTTTGCACTGTTCACAGCAGAGGACATCTCTAGCCGTAGCCACTGTGccctctcttttttgttttaaaaaaaagcaaggaagaaagaaatagaGTGT encodes:
- the LOC126706893 gene encoding uncharacterized protein LOC126706893, whose product is MEEKAPLAHGDEQVWPITGAPFIVFLGFDRSCNGISKQQIELFALGIPDYDSETDPPQTDSPPPPPLLKQKLNPHVVVDLPRSIFFAALGSSIYFFSNVEAFDASCPFRCAPPPTVARFYPYTIFLDDKLYLLGGLKYDNEKARGNFHWMEVFDPKLGTWKTLTNPPVEISTRKMMVTPLPGPQNQILVIAPIWSSYGVPNCVVLTYDVKTDIWSLLDLCISKLFAGGSCELSSIRAPIPMVDGIFYWVKFGDCNDLVVYAYDIYNDDCFEGTLNMLQEVFGKREYLYQSCMAPTPLIHLCDHKFCLPLQSWTRNEKNHDRRHYLYCVVLNISPIFDGNEELHNDIRDLFNHKKLHVSVLSSEKYPMDHGVNILDTYLMNGSSLLSEASKAGARACKRQKAN